One Polaribacter reichenbachii genomic window, TTGGGTTATAATGCTTCTAATAACGATTTTAAATATTTGAATTCTAATTTAAAGAATGATAATGGAGCTTTTTACAATTACAATTTTGATGTAAATTATGGTTATAAAATTGATGCTAAAAATCAGCTAAAGTTTTACAATTCTTCTTTCTTTTCTAAAAGAGATTTGTCTAGAACTTTAAATGCACCTTCTAACGATTCTTATAAAGATATAAGTTTAAAAAACTTGTTAGAATGGAGTCATTTTTTATCAGCAAAAGAAAACATAACAACAAGAGTCGCTTACCTTTTTGATGAGTTTAAATATTATGATAACAAAGAAAATTTAGATAACTTTTCTATTGGTAGTACCAAAATAAAAATTGCACAAGTAGATTATAATAATGCTATTTCTAGAAAAGTAAAAATAAATGGAATTCTTGGTTTTGAAACGGCAAAAGCAGAAGGGACAAGCTTTTTTACACATCAAAGAAATATTATTTCGTCAGTTTTTTCTTTAAATCATCAGCTTACAAACAGTTTAAGTTATGGTATTCAGTTTAGAAAAGAGTTTCAAAAAGATTTTGATGCTCCCTTTTTATATTCTTTAGGTGTAGAGCAGAAAATCAATAAAAATTATACGTTATCTTTTAATACTTCAAAGAATTTTAGAATACCTACTTTTAATGATTTGTATTGGAATCCTGGAGGAAATCTTGATTTAAAATCAGAAAACTCTTATCAATTTGAAATAGGAAATGCCATTAATTTTAAGAAATTTCAATTTCAGTTAAACGGATTTTTTATAAAATCTAAAGATTTAATTCAATGGATACCAAATGATTCAGGTGTTTGGAGTCCTGTAAATGTAAATGAAACAAAAAATATAGGTTTAGAGTTTTCTGCAAACTATAAAACATCTTTCAGAAATCATTCTTTAGTAATAAATGCGAATTATTCTTATACAAGCGCAAAAGATTTAGAAACGAATACTCAATTAATTTATGTGCCAAAAAATAGAGCAAATTTTCTGGTAGATTATAATTATAAAAACTTTAATGTTTATTATCAATCTTTAATAAATGATGAAGTAACTTTTTTGATTGATACAATTCCTGCTTATTCAGTTTCTAATGTTGGATTTAATTATCAATTATCAGCCGTAAAAAATAAACCAAATATTGGGTTTAAAATAAATAATTTATACAATTCTTTTTATCAAAATACTTTAAGCAGGCCAATGCCTGGAGTCAATTTTCAATTAACAACAAATTTAAATTTTTAAAATGATGAATATCAAAAAGACAATTTTTTTAGTAGCATTATCAGGTGTGTTATTTTCTTCCTGTAACAATAATGATGGTGAAGATTTACCAAAAGGAGATTATGAAAACGGAATTTTAATAGCAAATGAAGGTGCTTTTTCTGGAGGAACAGGAACTATTAATTTTATTTCTGATGATTATTTAACAGAAGAATCTACTATTTATAGTTCTTTAAATGGAGAAAATATTGGTACAATTTTACAATCTATAGGTTTTAATGGAGATGATGCTTATTTAGTGGCAAATGTTGGTAATAAAATTTCTATAGCTGATAGATATACTATGGAAAAAATTACTGAAATATCTCAAGGTCTAAGTAATCCAAGGTATATTGCTTTTGCAAATGGTAAAGGATACGTTACAAATTGGGGAGAAGGTGGTGATGCTACAGATGATTATATTGCTGTTGTAGATTTAGCTTCTAACACAATTTCTACAACAATTTCTGTGGCAGAAGGTCCTGAACAAGTTATTGCAGATGGTAATACTATTTATGTTTCTCACAAAGGTGGTTGGGGTTCTGGTAATACAATTTCAGTAATTGATACAACTTCAGATTCTGTAATATCTACAATTACTGTTGGTAATGTGCCAGATGAAATGATAATTGATAATAGTGGGAATTTAGTAGTTTCTTGCGAAGGAAGTGCTTGGAGTACTCCAGAACTTTTAGGAAGTTTAGTAACTGTAAACACCAGTACAAATACTGTTAGTTCTACTATAGATTTTGCTTCAGGTTTTCATCCAGGAAATATGGTTTTGAGTGATGCTAATATTTATCTTTCTACTTCTTCTGATGTATATCAAATGAGTGAAAGTGCATCAGTAGTTCCTACTTCTTCAATTATTTCTACTACAGTTTATGGGATGTCTGTAAATGATGGTAAAATTTATGTTACAGATGCAAAGGATTATGCCTCAAATGGAACATTAAAAATATTTGATGCTTCTTCTTTTATTGAATTGAAGGAGTTTACAGTTGGTTTAATACCTGGTAAAGTTTATTTCAATTAATAGATAATTTCCCCCAATTTTATGAAGCTTTTGGCTTTATAAAAACTATCCTTCTTTTCGTTAAGAAGGATTTTTTTTGATTATAAAAGTTTTTTTACTTCATTTTTAATAAAAGAAATCGCTGTTTCAGTAGGTGGTAAGGTTTTAGAATAATCTATTAAAACGTTCTCTCTAAAATCATTGGCAGAGTTAGCAGTTTCTGCTGATTGCTGTAGCTTATTTATTATGGCTCTTTTTGTAGCAATAATTGCTGTCCAAACTTCATCAGAAATATAAATTTGTTGCACTAAATTATGCTCAAATTCTTGATCTATGTTTGCAATTAATAACTTTAAATAATCAGATGTGTTTTCTGATATTGGTTTAATTCTTACCAACATTTTTACAGGATTTATACGCTCGCAAAACAGTAACATTCTTTCGTAAGCTTGTAATTTAATTGGCAAAGATTCTTTCTTTTTCTCAGCCATTAATGCAAGTTTCTTTTCGGTATTTTGTTGTTTTAAAAAACCGTTAAACATATAATATGCAACAAAACCTGTAACTGCAGCAGGTAAAATATAAGCAATACTTTCTAAGATTTTATCTTCCATTATTTATATAAAATTTAAGAGGTACAAATATAAAATTCCTAAAAAGACAGCAAAACCAAAACTTAATAAAGTACCAATTAATATGTATTCTGTAAGTTTTCTGTCTTTAGATGATGTTAAATCGCCAAATCTAAAAACGGATTTAGCAGCCAATAAAAATCCAATACTTTCCCAATGATTGGTAATTACAAAAGTAAACACAAAAAGGCGTTCTAAAATCCCTATATATCTACCAGCTTTAGCTAAAGAATCATCATTTTCTTTTTTGCTCTCAGGGTTCCATTGCGTAATAATTATTTTAATAATAATTGCTGAAACAAACACAACCATCAAAATAAAAATCAATAATAATAACGTTTTTTCTGTGATAGTATTTTCTATGGATAATTGAAAATCTTCATAGAAAGATGCTGCAATCATCAGCATAAAAAGATGTAAAACTTGATCTATAAAAAACCAAATTCGTTTTGTTTTTTTCTTTTGAAGATATAATTTTAAAAGATCTATACTATAATGAGAAGCAATAATAAACAGAAAACCTAGCCAATATTGTTGTAGATCAAACAAAAGAATTATCAATAAAGATAAAGCGTGTAGAGCTATATGAAAATATAAGTATAAAGATTTTACTTTCTTTTTTTCTTTATCATTTACCCATTTTTCTGGTTGAAAAACAAAATCACCTAAAATATGTGCCAATAAGAACTTTAAAAATAGGAGCATTAGTTTACTGTTTTTTGATTGATTAATGTTCTGTATAGTTGCTCTAATTGTAAAATTTCATCCAAACCTGCTCTTTTTCTACGTTCGCTAGCACTACTTTCTGAGATGTTTAATTCTTTGGCAATTATTTTCTGAGTTACTGTTGGCTTATTTAAGTACATTTCTACAAAAGTGGCAGAATTTATAGTCCAATTGTCCATAGTTAATAAAGCTAAAGCTAAAGCAGTGTTTAAGATATTATCAAATTCAGGCCAAGGAGTTTTAAATGCTAGATTTTGTTTTTTTAGAATGTTGTCAAAAGCAAATCCGCTGTTTATAAAAGCTTCTCCATTTCCTTCTGTAATATTTTTAAAAGCTTCGTTTTTTGCTCCAATTCCAATAGCAATTCTAACATCTAAATTTTTAATTTTCTTTAAAGCTGTCTTTAATTTTATGGCAAATAATAAGGCGTTTTCTATCGAATTAATTTCTATTTGAAAACTGTCTCCTCTAAAAATTTCCCAAGTTTTTGGCGATGTTCCAACAGTATTAAATGCATCTTTTAAAATAGGTAACCACAGATGTGTAGCTACATTTCTAGAGTTTATAATATCGCCTGTTAAAATGCTTGTCATTGTAAATTTTTAGTAAAAATACTTTTTTTATTGTCAATTTCAAAATTATTCGGGTTTTAAGACGAATTTTAATAAATTCGGGTTTTAAGACGAATTCTAGTTAATTCGGGTTGTAGAACGAATATTTGTATAATAATTTGTGAATAAAAACTAACAAGGTTACTTTATAAAAACGAATAGTTTGGTTAATTTCACCTTTTTAAATTCTTTCAAAATTTACTATTGAATACCTATTTAAATACTTTAAACGAAGCACAAAAACAGGCTGTCTTACAAAAAGATGGCCCAATGATAATTATTGCAGGAGCAGGTTCTGGTAAAACACGTGTTTTAACCTACAGAATAGCGCATTTAATGCAATCTGGTGTAGATTCTTTTAACATTTTATCGCTAACTTTTACCAATAAAGCAGCTCGTGAAATGAAAGAAAGAATTGCAGGAGTTGTAGGCCAAAGTGAAGCAAAAAACCTTTGGATGGGAACTTTTCACTCGGTTTTTGCAAGAATTTTAAGATCAGAAGCAGACAAATTAGGTTTTCCAAGCAATTTTACAATTTACGATTCACAAGATTCAGTTCGATTAATATCAACAATTATTAAAGAAATGAATTTAGATAAAGAACGCTATAAACCAAAGCAGATTTTAGGACGAATTTCATCTTTCAAAAATAGCTTAATAACAGTTAGAGCGTATTTTAATAATTCTGATTTGCAAGAAGCAGATTTACACGCAAGCAGACCAAAAGTTGGTGATATTTATAAAGAATATGTAGACAGATGTTTTAAATCTGGTGCAATGGATTTTGATGATTTATTGTTAAGAACTAATGAATTGTTGGCGCGTTTTCCAGATGTTTTAGCAAAATATCAAGACAGATTTAGATATATTATGGTAGATGAGTATCAAGATACAAACCACTCACAATATATAATTGTAAGAGCTTTAGCAGATAAATTTGGTAATATTTGTGTGGTTGGTGACGATTCTCAGAGTATTTATAGTTTTAGGGGTGCAAATATTCAGAATATCTTAAATTTTCAAAAAGATTATCCAGATGTAAAAACCTTTAAATTAGAGCAAAATTATAGATCAACAAAAAATATTGTAAACGCAGCAAACTCTGTAATAGCAAGAAATAAAACCAAATTAGATAAAGAAGTTTGGACCTCTAATGATCCAGGAGATTCTATAAATGTAATGCGAACTATTTCTGATGGTGAAGAAGGGCGTTTTGTAGCACAATCCATTTGGGAAAACCAAATGAATCATCAATTAACATCAGATAATTTTTGTGTTTTATATAGAACAAATTCACAATCTAGAGCTATAGAAGATGCGTTAAGAAAGAAAAATATTGATTATAAAATTTATGGTGGAATCTCATTTTATCAAAGAAAAGAGATAAAAGATATTTTATCATATTTAAGAATTTTAATCAACCCAAATGATGAAGAAGCACTAAAAAGAATTATCAATTATCCTGCAAGAGGAATTGGAGCAACAACTATTGATAGACTTACTATAGCTGCAAATCATTATAAAAAATCAATTTTCGAAATCATAAAATATATTGATAAAATCGATATTAAAATAAATTCTAGCACCAAAAATAAACTACAGAATTTTATGAATATGATTTTGCGTTTTCAAATAGAATCGCAAACAAAAAATGCTTTTGAAATTGCAGAAACTGTTGTAAAAGAAACTAGATTAATTAAAGATTTAGAAAAAGATGGTACACCAGAAGCTGTAAGTAAAGTAGAAAACGTTCAAGAACTTTTAAACGGAATTAAAGATTTTATTACAGATAAAATAGAAGAAGGTGCAGATGCTTCTTTAACTACATTTTTAGAAGATGTTGCTTTGGCTACAGATTTCGATGCTAAAAAAGACGAAGAAAAACCAAGTGTTTCTTTAATGACCATTCATCAATCTAAAGGTTTAGAGTATTTATATGTGTACATTGTTGGTTTAGAAGAAAATTTATTTCCTTCTGCAATGAGTATGAATACTAGGAGTGAGCTAGAAGAGGAGCGTAGATTATTTTACGTAGCATTAACAAGAGCAGAAAAGGTTGCCTATTTAAGTTATGCTCAAACACGTTACAGATGGGGTAAATTAGTAGATGCAGAACCAAGTCGTTTTTTAGAAGAAATAGACGATCAATATTTACATTATATTACTCCAAAAGTACCAGAACCAAGTGTTAATCGTTTTGTTGATAAAAGTATTTTTGATGATGCACCAAAAGGTATACGCTTTCAAAAACCAATTCAACGTAAAAAAATGGAGCGTGATTTGGCCAAAAAGAAAGAAGTGATAATTCCTAAAAACTTAAAAAAAGTATCACAAGCTATACCAAAAACCAATTTATTTGATACTACAGTTGCAGTTGGCAATATTGTAGAACATAATAGATTTGGTGCAGGAGAAGTTATTGCATTAGAAGGTAAAGGACCAAATAAAAAAGCAGAAATTAAATTTAGCACGGTAGGTAAAAAGAAATTATTGCTACAATTTGCTAAATTAAAAGTGATTGGATAAAAAATCCGATTAGAAAACAAAAATAAAGTGTTATTTTGCAACATTAAATAACTACAAATTATAAATTGTCAGTTCAAGTGTATCGAATTTACTTCGGATAAACCAAGAACACACTTCACAAAAATAAATAAATGACATTCGATTTAGAATATAATTCAGAAAGAACATTAATGATAATTCCAGAATATGGTAGACATATTCAGAAATTGGTAAATCATTGTGTAGCTTTAGAAACCAAAGAAGAAAGAGATAAAATGGCAAAAGCCATTGTAGATGTTATGGGTAATTTACAACCACATTTACGAGATGTTCCAGATTTTAAACACAAATTATGGGATCAATTATATATAATGTCTGAGTTTAAGTTAGATGTAGAATCACCTTATCCACAGCCATCAAAAGAAGAATTACAAGAAAAACCAGAAGGTTTAGCTTATCCAAAATCAGCATCAAGATATCGTTATTATGGTAACAACATACAAACAATGATAGATGTTGCTTTAAGTTGGGAAGAAGGTGAGAAAAAGGAAGCTTTGGTGTTTACCATTGCAAATCATATGAAAAAATGTTATTTAAATTGGAATAAAGATACTGTAGATGACGCTGTGATTTTTAAACATTTATATGACTTATCTGATGGAAAAATAGATTTAAGAAATACAGAAGAAGAATTAACAGAAAGTAAAAATCTATTGAAAAAAAGGAATTCTCAAGGACAAAATCATTCTAAGAGCAATCATAAGAAACAACACCACAATCATAAAAACAGAAAAAGATATTAAGTAATGGCATCGTTTAAAATTGAAGGTGGTCATAAATTAAATGGAACCATCACTCCACAAGGAGCAAAAAATGAAGTTTTACAGATACTTTGTGCAGTTCTATTAACTCCAGAAAAAGTTACAGTTCATAATGTTCCAGATATTATTGATGTTAACAAACTAATTTTTATTTTAGGAGAATTAGGTGTTAAAGTAGAAAAATTAAGTAGTAATTCTTACGCTTTTCAAGCGGATGAAGTAAATTTAGGATATTTAGAATCTCCAGAATTTAAGAGAGATGGTAGCTCTTTACGTGGTTCTATTATGCTTGTAGGGCCAATGTTGGCAAGATTTGGTAAAGGATATATACCTAAACCTGGTGGAGATAAAATAGGTCGTAGAAGATTAGATACACATTTTGAAGGTTTTACAAATTTAGGTGCTTTTTTTAGATATAATAAAGAAGAATCTTTTTATGGAGTAGAAGCAGAAGAGTTATTTGGTACAGATATGTTATTAGATGAAGCCTCTGTAACTGGTACTGCTAATATTTTAATGGCTGCAGTTTTAGCAACAGGTACAACAACTATATATAATGCAGCTTGCGAACCTTATATTCAACAATTATGTAAAATGTTGAATTCTATGGGTGCAAACATAACAGGTGTTGGTTCTAACTTATTAACCATTATTGGTGTAGATACTTTAGGAGGGTGTGAGCATACAGTTTTACCAGATATGATTGAGATAGGTTCTTGGATTGGTGTTGCTGTAATGACACGTTCAGCATTAACAATAAAAAATGTTAGTTGGGAAAATTTAGGGCAAATACCAAATGTTTTTGCTAAATTAGGGATTGAATTCGAGAAAATAGGGGATGATATATTTATTCCAGAACAAGAATCATATGAAATTCAGAATTACATAGATGGTTCTGTTTTAACTGTTTCAGATGCTCCTTGGCCAGGTTTTACACCAGATTTATTGAGTATTGTTTTGGTTATTGCAACACAAGCAAAAGGTACAGTTTTAATACATCAAAAAATGTTTGAGAGTCGTTTGTTTTTTGTTGATAAATTAATTGATATGGGTGCTAAAGTTATTCTTTGCGATCCACATAGAGCAACTGTTATAGGCCAGAATTTTGAAAGTACATTAAAAGCAACAACTATGACTTCTCCAGATATTAGAGCTGGAATCTCATTATTAATTGCTGCCTTATCAGCAAAAGGAACATCAATAATTCATAATATTGAACAAATTGATAGAGGTTACGAAAATATAGAAGCGCGTTTAAAATCAATAGGCGCTAAAATTGAAAGAATTTAAAAATTGATATAAAATTTAATTGCTAGAAAAAGTTTCAAAAAAAATGAAAGTGAAAAAGTTTTATTATTAACTTAATTAAACTTTAAAAAAATGATTAGAAACTTATGGAAAGAAGAATGGAAAGACATTCAATTTGATGAAAAGATTTCGACGAAGAAGAAGTTTAAAATTTCTAATTATGGACGAATCATTAAATCGAGTAATGGAAAAGAAATTCTAAAAAGACAAACTTATATTAATGGGTATGAAACCATTTCTGTAAGACAAGTAGTAAACAAAAAATCTACAAGTAGGTATGTACATAAACTTGTGGCACAACATTTTTTACCCAAAGAAAATGATGACCAACTTTATGTAATCCATTTAGATTATGATAAAACAAATAATGTTTTAGAAAATTTAAAATGGGCTACAAAAAGAGAAAAAGAGTTGCATCAATTTAATCACCCAAATTGGGAGAATGTTGTTAAAAAAAGAAGTAAGAATATTGGTAAACTAACCGAAGGAAAGGTTAAAATTATTAAAAGGCAACTTAAAAATAATAGAACAAGAATTACTATGATCGCCAAACGTTTTGGTGTTTCAGATATGCAAATTCATAGAATAAAGACTGGTGAAAATTGGTCGCATATTAAAATTTAAGAATATTAAATAGTGTCAAATTGACACTATTTTTTTGTTGGCAACATTTTTGACAATAAATTGTGTACAATTTAACGATTACAAAGAAATGAGTAAGAAAGAAGATATAAAAGAAGAAGAAATTAGCAACGAGCAAGAAACTGCACAAGTAGAAGAAAATCAAGAAGTTGAAACAGAATCTGTAAAAGATGAGCCTACAACTGAAGAATTAGTTCAGGTAGAAAAAGATAAGTTTTTACGTCTTTTTGCTGAGTTTGAAAACTATAAAAAAAGAACAACTAGAGAAAGAATCGAATTATTTAAAACAGCAGGTCAGGAATTAATGACATCTTTACTGCCAGTTGTAGATGATTTTGAGCGTGCTTTGACACATATCGAAGAAGATAAAGAAGCAGAAGAGTTAAGAAAAGGTGTTTTATTAATCTATAATAAATTCTACAACACTTTAGAGCAAAAAGGTTTATCTAGAATAGAAACTAAAACTGGAGATACTTTTGATGCTGAAATTCACGAAGCAATTACACAAATTCCTGCTCCGTCAGAAGATTTAAAAGGAAAAATAATTGATTGTGTAGAAAAAGGTTACAAGTTAGGTGATAAAGTAATTCGTTACCCAAAAGTAGTAATAGGACAGTAATTAGTATTCAGTACACAGTAAGCAGTAGCCAGTAATTTACTGACTGCTCACTGAAAACTGCAAACTGCAAACTAAAAATAATGGCAAAACAAGATTTTTACGAAATATTAGGCATTTCTAAATCAGCTTCAAAAGCAGAAATTAAGAAGGCTTACAGAAAAATGGCAATAAAATATCATCCAGATAAAAACCCTGGAGATACTACAGCAGAAGAAAATTTTAAAAAAGCTGCAGAAGCTTACGAAATTTTGAGCGACGAAAACAAAAAAGCAAGATACGATCAATATGGTCACGCTGCTTTTGATGGTCCTCAAGGTGGAGGAGGCTTTGGAGGTGGTGGTATGAATATGGATGACATATTTAGCCAGTTTGGAGACATCTTTGGAGGCGGTGGTTTTGGCGGCTTTGGTGGTGGAGGCCAAAGACAAGCTAGAGTAAAAGGGAGCAATATGCGTATTCGTGTTAAGCTTACTTTAGAAGAGATTGCAAAAGGAGTTGAGAAAAAAGTAAAAGTTCGTAGAAAAGTACAAGCAAGTGGTGTAAAGTATAAAACTTGTACAACTTGTAATGGTTCTGGTCAAGTTATGAGAGTAACCAATACTATATTAGGTAGAATGCAAACTGCAACCACTTGTAGTACGTGTTCTGGAGCAGGAGAAATTATTAGCTCTAAACCAAATGGAGCAGATGCTCAAGGTATGGTTGTAAAAGAAGAAACTGTACCAATTAATATCCCTGCAGGTGTAACAGAAGGTGTACAATTAAAAGTAGGTGGTAAAGGAAACGATGCTCCTGGTAAAAATTCAATTTCGGGAGATTTATTAGTTTTAATAGAAGAAATACCGCACGAAACTTTAAAAAGAGAAGGTACTAACATTCATTACGATTTATATGTAAACTTTTCTGAAGCCGTTTTAGGAACAAGCAAAGAAGTAGAAACCGTAACAGGTAAAGTAAAAATTAAAATTGATGCAGGTACACAATCTGGAAAAATTTTAAGATTAAAGGGTAAAGGTTTACCAAGTATAGAACGTTATGGAACAGGAGATTTCTTAATTCATAC contains:
- a CDS encoding TonB-dependent receptor plug domain-containing protein, giving the protein MKLKQSLFVVFWFFVACNLQAQKDTIAIKLDAFSLSILKVKDFSKGYSRILISDSLAIKNIKSLTDVLRFNSFIYFKENGLGMVSSPSFRGTNASQTAVIWNGININSQLNGQTDFNIVSANSYDNVVVRSGGGSVLYGSGAIGGTVHLSNTITFKKETKNNLLLKYGSFNTQHLSYDFVKSDEKMYLNIGLGYNASNNDFKYLNSNLKNDNGAFYNYNFDVNYGYKIDAKNQLKFYNSSFFSKRDLSRTLNAPSNDSYKDISLKNLLEWSHFLSAKENITTRVAYLFDEFKYYDNKENLDNFSIGSTKIKIAQVDYNNAISRKVKINGILGFETAKAEGTSFFTHQRNIISSVFSLNHQLTNSLSYGIQFRKEFQKDFDAPFLYSLGVEQKINKNYTLSFNTSKNFRIPTFNDLYWNPGGNLDLKSENSYQFEIGNAINFKKFQFQLNGFFIKSKDLIQWIPNDSGVWSPVNVNETKNIGLEFSANYKTSFRNHSLVINANYSYTSAKDLETNTQLIYVPKNRANFLVDYNYKNFNVYYQSLINDEVTFLIDTIPAYSVSNVGFNYQLSAVKNKPNIGFKINNLYNSFYQNTLSRPMPGVNFQLTTNLNF
- a CDS encoding YncE family protein — encoded protein: MMNIKKTIFLVALSGVLFSSCNNNDGEDLPKGDYENGILIANEGAFSGGTGTINFISDDYLTEESTIYSSLNGENIGTILQSIGFNGDDAYLVANVGNKISIADRYTMEKITEISQGLSNPRYIAFANGKGYVTNWGEGGDATDDYIAVVDLASNTISTTISVAEGPEQVIADGNTIYVSHKGGWGSGNTISVIDTTSDSVISTITVGNVPDEMIIDNSGNLVVSCEGSAWSTPELLGSLVTVNTSTNTVSSTIDFASGFHPGNMVLSDANIYLSTSSDVYQMSESASVVPTSSIISTTVYGMSVNDGKIYVTDAKDYASNGTLKIFDASSFIELKEFTVGLIPGKVYFN
- a CDS encoding DUF3307 domain-containing protein, with amino-acid sequence MLLFLKFLLAHILGDFVFQPEKWVNDKEKKKVKSLYLYFHIALHALSLLIILLFDLQQYWLGFLFIIASHYSIDLLKLYLQKKKTKRIWFFIDQVLHLFMLMIAASFYEDFQLSIENTITEKTLLLLIFILMVVFVSAIIIKIIITQWNPESKKENDDSLAKAGRYIGILERLFVFTFVITNHWESIGFLLAAKSVFRFGDLTSSKDRKLTEYILIGTLLSFGFAVFLGILYLYLLNFI
- a CDS encoding transcriptional regulator produces the protein MTSILTGDIINSRNVATHLWLPILKDAFNTVGTSPKTWEIFRGDSFQIEINSIENALLFAIKLKTALKKIKNLDVRIAIGIGAKNEAFKNITEGNGEAFINSGFAFDNILKKQNLAFKTPWPEFDNILNTALALALLTMDNWTINSATFVEMYLNKPTVTQKIIAKELNISESSASERRKRAGLDEILQLEQLYRTLINQKTVN
- a CDS encoding ATP-dependent helicase, which gives rise to MNTYLNTLNEAQKQAVLQKDGPMIIIAGAGSGKTRVLTYRIAHLMQSGVDSFNILSLTFTNKAAREMKERIAGVVGQSEAKNLWMGTFHSVFARILRSEADKLGFPSNFTIYDSQDSVRLISTIIKEMNLDKERYKPKQILGRISSFKNSLITVRAYFNNSDLQEADLHASRPKVGDIYKEYVDRCFKSGAMDFDDLLLRTNELLARFPDVLAKYQDRFRYIMVDEYQDTNHSQYIIVRALADKFGNICVVGDDSQSIYSFRGANIQNILNFQKDYPDVKTFKLEQNYRSTKNIVNAANSVIARNKTKLDKEVWTSNDPGDSINVMRTISDGEEGRFVAQSIWENQMNHQLTSDNFCVLYRTNSQSRAIEDALRKKNIDYKIYGGISFYQRKEIKDILSYLRILINPNDEEALKRIINYPARGIGATTIDRLTIAANHYKKSIFEIIKYIDKIDIKINSSTKNKLQNFMNMILRFQIESQTKNAFEIAETVVKETRLIKDLEKDGTPEAVSKVENVQELLNGIKDFITDKIEEGADASLTTFLEDVALATDFDAKKDEEKPSVSLMTIHQSKGLEYLYVYIVGLEENLFPSAMSMNTRSELEEERRLFYVALTRAEKVAYLSYAQTRYRWGKLVDAEPSRFLEEIDDQYLHYITPKVPEPSVNRFVDKSIFDDAPKGIRFQKPIQRKKMERDLAKKKEVIIPKNLKKVSQAIPKTNLFDTTVAVGNIVEHNRFGAGEVIALEGKGPNKKAEIKFSTVGKKKLLLQFAKLKVIG
- a CDS encoding DUF4290 domain-containing protein produces the protein MTFDLEYNSERTLMIIPEYGRHIQKLVNHCVALETKEERDKMAKAIVDVMGNLQPHLRDVPDFKHKLWDQLYIMSEFKLDVESPYPQPSKEELQEKPEGLAYPKSASRYRYYGNNIQTMIDVALSWEEGEKKEALVFTIANHMKKCYLNWNKDTVDDAVIFKHLYDLSDGKIDLRNTEEELTESKNLLKKRNSQGQNHSKSNHKKQHHNHKNRKRY
- the murA gene encoding UDP-N-acetylglucosamine 1-carboxyvinyltransferase codes for the protein MASFKIEGGHKLNGTITPQGAKNEVLQILCAVLLTPEKVTVHNVPDIIDVNKLIFILGELGVKVEKLSSNSYAFQADEVNLGYLESPEFKRDGSSLRGSIMLVGPMLARFGKGYIPKPGGDKIGRRRLDTHFEGFTNLGAFFRYNKEESFYGVEAEELFGTDMLLDEASVTGTANILMAAVLATGTTTIYNAACEPYIQQLCKMLNSMGANITGVGSNLLTIIGVDTLGGCEHTVLPDMIEIGSWIGVAVMTRSALTIKNVSWENLGQIPNVFAKLGIEFEKIGDDIFIPEQESYEIQNYIDGSVLTVSDAPWPGFTPDLLSIVLVIATQAKGTVLIHQKMFESRLFFVDKLIDMGAKVILCDPHRATVIGQNFESTLKATTMTSPDIRAGISLLIAALSAKGTSIIHNIEQIDRGYENIEARLKSIGAKIERI
- a CDS encoding HNH endonuclease, producing the protein MIRNLWKEEWKDIQFDEKISTKKKFKISNYGRIIKSSNGKEILKRQTYINGYETISVRQVVNKKSTSRYVHKLVAQHFLPKENDDQLYVIHLDYDKTNNVLENLKWATKREKELHQFNHPNWENVVKKRSKNIGKLTEGKVKIIKRQLKNNRTRITMIAKRFGVSDMQIHRIKTGENWSHIKI
- a CDS encoding nucleotide exchange factor GrpE, producing the protein MSKKEDIKEEEISNEQETAQVEENQEVETESVKDEPTTEELVQVEKDKFLRLFAEFENYKKRTTRERIELFKTAGQELMTSLLPVVDDFERALTHIEEDKEAEELRKGVLLIYNKFYNTLEQKGLSRIETKTGDTFDAEIHEAITQIPAPSEDLKGKIIDCVEKGYKLGDKVIRYPKVVIGQ
- the dnaJ gene encoding molecular chaperone DnaJ, translating into MAKQDFYEILGISKSASKAEIKKAYRKMAIKYHPDKNPGDTTAEENFKKAAEAYEILSDENKKARYDQYGHAAFDGPQGGGGFGGGGMNMDDIFSQFGDIFGGGGFGGFGGGGQRQARVKGSNMRIRVKLTLEEIAKGVEKKVKVRRKVQASGVKYKTCTTCNGSGQVMRVTNTILGRMQTATTCSTCSGAGEIISSKPNGADAQGMVVKEETVPINIPAGVTEGVQLKVGGKGNDAPGKNSISGDLLVLIEEIPHETLKREGTNIHYDLYVNFSEAVLGTSKEVETVTGKVKIKIDAGTQSGKILRLKGKGLPSIERYGTGDFLIHTNVWTPQELNKEQKQFFEKMLDDDNFSPNPNKSDKSFFEKVKDMFS